From the genome of Tachysurus vachellii isolate PV-2020 chromosome 2, HZAU_Pvac_v1, whole genome shotgun sequence, one region includes:
- the LOC132841661 gene encoding LOW QUALITY PROTEIN: putative nuclease HARBI1 (The sequence of the model RefSeq protein was modified relative to this genomic sequence to represent the inferred CDS: deleted 1 base in 1 codon), whose amino-acid sequence MACPFDEDPVDVEAQIIQFFFRRERVIRPHIDVFAYPNEYLTERYRFSKDSLVYLTRLLKPHIANVTNRVSALSTENILCIALRFFASGYFLYSVGDSEHVGKATVCRAVRTVCLALKQFLPMFVQFPGHKPLLVIKDEFHRVAGFPNVTGCIDGTHIPIKAPPINEGDYVNRKSIHSINVQVICESIQITTNVEAKWPGSVHDARIFRESSLCQTFQQGMFLQWLLAGDRGYPCLPYLMTPYPEPGPQTRFNLAHSRTRAKVEMTIGILKSRFQCLRGLWVSPERACDIIVACVVLHNIATIRGESHPPCIEEDGPEEHLQILEANRDGRLLRDRICQNYFY is encoded by the exons ATGGCGTGCCCTTTTGATGAGGATCCTGTGGACGTAGAAGCACAAAttatacaa tttttttttcgtCGGGAGAGGGTTATAAGACCGCATATTGATGTGTTTGCATACCCTAATGAATATTTGACAGAGCGTTATCGTTTTTCAAAAGATTCGTTAGTTTATTTAACACGTCTTTTAAAACCGCATATCGCAAATGTGACAAACCGCGTTTCTGCGCTTAGCACAGAAAACATTCTGTGCATAGCACTTAGGTTTTTTGCGTCTGGCTATTTTTTGTACAGTGTGGGCGATTCAGAGCATGTGGGAAAGGCAACTGTGTGTAGAGCCGTTCGTACAGTATGTCTGGCACTTAAACAGTTCTTACCCATGTTTGTGCAGTTCCCTGGCCATAAACCTCTGCTTGTTATTAAAGACGAATTCCACAGAGTGGCAG GGTTTCCAAATGTAACTGGGTGCATTGATGGCACTCACATTCCTATTAAAGCTCCACCAATAAACGAGGGAGACTATGTTAATAGGAAATCTATTCATAGTATCAATGTGCAG GTAATATGTGAGTCAATCCAAATCACTACCAATGTCGAGGCAAAATGGCCAGGATCTGTGCATGATGCCAGAATTTTCCGCGAGTCATCATTATGCCAGACATTTCAGCAGGGAATGTTTT TACAATGGTTACTTGCTGGGGACAGAGGATACCCTTGTCTGCCCTATTTAATGACACCCTACCCTGAACCTGGACCACAGACACGATTTAACCTGGCTCACAGCCGAACACGGGCCAAGGTGGAGATGACTATAGGGATCCTCAAATCTCGGTTTCAGTGTCTGCGTGGGCTCTGGGTTAGTCCAGAGAGGGCATGCGACATTATAGTGGCTTGTGTTGTGCTTCACAATATTGCCACTATAAGAGGAGAGAGCCACCCTCCTTGTATTGAGGAAGATGGCCCAGAGGAACACCTACAGATTTTAGAGGCCAACAGAGACGGAAGACTTTTGAGAGACAGGATCTGtcaaaattacttttattaa